The Thiosulfativibrio zosterae genome has a window encoding:
- the cysS gene encoding cysteine--tRNA ligase, protein MALQIYNTESRQKEIFKPIHENQVGLYVCGVTVYDYCHVGHARVMVVFDTVVRHLRALGYNVKYVRNITDIDDKIINRAIENQETIQSLTGRFIEAMHADETALNVLRPDEEPKATEYIGEISSMIQALVDKGHAYAADNGDVYFKVDSFASYGRLSGKQQEDLTAGARVEVNAAKQNANDFVLWKASKENEPAWESPWGQGRPGWHIECSAMSTKCLGNHFDIHGGGMDLQFPHHENEIAQSECATGEHYVNTWMHCGFVRIDDEKMSKSLNNFFTIREVLKAYHPEVIRYFLLSSHYRSAVNYSQDNLQIAKASVERLYSALDGVVLVEQATQNTEFEATFMAAMNDDFNTPQAFAVLFELAKEVNKQKDGALGALLKQLANQVGLLQQEPQAFFKSQPSDSDLSDADIEALIVERAEARKAKNFKRSDEIRDELLAQGIELLDSAAGTSWRRS, encoded by the coding sequence ATGGCCTTACAAATTTATAACACTGAATCTCGTCAAAAAGAAATCTTCAAACCCATCCATGAAAATCAAGTGGGTTTGTATGTGTGCGGGGTAACGGTGTATGACTATTGCCATGTGGGTCATGCCCGTGTCATGGTGGTATTTGATACCGTGGTGCGTCATTTGCGAGCCTTGGGTTATAACGTTAAATATGTGCGTAACATCACCGATATTGATGACAAAATCATCAATCGCGCCATTGAAAATCAAGAAACCATTCAAAGTTTAACCGGTCGTTTTATCGAAGCCATGCACGCTGATGAAACGGCATTGAATGTATTGCGCCCCGATGAAGAACCTAAAGCGACCGAATATATTGGCGAAATTTCCAGCATGATTCAAGCCTTGGTGGATAAAGGGCACGCTTATGCGGCTGACAATGGCGATGTGTATTTTAAAGTGGATTCATTTGCGTCTTACGGTCGCTTGTCGGGTAAACAGCAAGAAGATTTAACCGCTGGGGCAAGGGTTGAGGTTAATGCCGCCAAACAAAATGCCAATGATTTTGTATTGTGGAAAGCCTCAAAAGAAAACGAACCGGCTTGGGAATCACCTTGGGGACAGGGGCGTCCAGGTTGGCATATTGAGTGTTCGGCTATGTCGACTAAATGTTTAGGGAATCATTTTGATATTCACGGTGGCGGTATGGATTTGCAATTTCCGCACCATGAAAACGAAATCGCGCAATCTGAGTGTGCCACGGGTGAACATTATGTGAACACTTGGATGCACTGTGGTTTTGTTCGCATAGATGATGAAAAAATGTCCAAGTCACTCAATAACTTTTTCACCATTCGCGAAGTGCTAAAAGCCTACCATCCCGAAGTGATTCGTTATTTCTTATTGTCAAGCCACTATCGCAGTGCGGTGAATTACTCGCAAGACAATTTACAAATCGCCAAGGCAAGTGTCGAGCGTTTATATTCAGCCTTAGATGGTGTGGTTTTGGTTGAGCAAGCAACGCAAAACACAGAATTTGAAGCCACCTTTATGGCTGCTATGAATGATGACTTTAATACGCCACAAGCCTTTGCGGTGTTGTTCGAGTTGGCTAAAGAGGTTAATAAGCAAAAGGATGGCGCTTTAGGTGCTTTGCTAAAACAATTAGCCAATCAGGTGGGGTTATTACAGCAGGAGCCACAAGCTTTCTTTAAATCTCAACCTTCAGATTCGGATTTGAGTGATGCGGATATTGAAGCGCTGATTGTCGAAAGAGCGGAGGCTAGAAAAGCCAAAAACTTTAAACGCTCAGATGAGATTCGCGATGAGTTGTTGGCGCAAGGCATTGAATTATTAGATTCGGCTGCGGGTACAAGCTGGCGTCGTTCTTAG
- a CDS encoding peptidylprolyl isomerase: MLKNLLIMFQTTLLCLGLTSQAIAQSDEPATGNNPMVLMETSMGNIMIELYPDKAPESVKNFLRYVNEGFYDGTIFHRVIPNFMVQGGGFNKDMQKKMTHAPITNEADNGLRNEIGTLAMARTNDPQSATAQFFINVAQNSFLDFREKTPRAWGYAVFGRVTQGMKVVNSIRNVKTGFKNGMGDVPVDTVEIIKARQIK; the protein is encoded by the coding sequence ATGTTAAAAAACCTATTGATCATGTTTCAAACCACCTTACTTTGTCTTGGACTGACTAGCCAAGCCATCGCACAGTCCGACGAACCGGCAACCGGAAATAATCCGATGGTGCTAATGGAAACCTCAATGGGCAATATTATGATTGAGTTGTATCCAGACAAAGCGCCAGAATCGGTTAAAAACTTTTTACGCTATGTGAACGAAGGGTTTTATGACGGCACCATCTTTCACCGCGTGATTCCCAACTTTATGGTGCAAGGCGGCGGCTTTAACAAAGACATGCAAAAGAAAATGACGCACGCGCCCATCACTAACGAAGCCGATAACGGTTTGCGTAACGAAATTGGCACACTTGCCATGGCTCGCACCAATGACCCACAATCAGCCACGGCGCAATTTTTTATTAATGTCGCTCAAAACTCGTTTTTAGACTTTAGAGAAAAAACGCCACGCGCCTGGGGCTATGCAGTTTTTGGTCGCGTCACCCAAGGCATGAAAGTGGTTAACTCAATTCGAAATGTCAAAACTGGCTTTAAAAATGGCATGGGCGATGTGCCAGTTGACACGGTTGAAATCATTAAAGCACGCCAAATTAAATAA
- a CDS encoding glutamine--tRNA ligase/YqeY domain fusion protein, producing MSNPVSETKPTNFIRNIIDADLAEHKHTAIQTRFPPEPNGYLHIGHAKSICLNFGLALDYQGQCNLRFDDTNPAKEDMEFVNSIMEDVKWLGFQWQGEPRYSSGYFQQFHDYAVELIQKGLAYVCFLNAEETRAYRGSLTEAGKDSPYRDTSVEENLALFAKMKAGGFKEGECVLRAKIDMSSSFMCMRDPALYRIRFEHHHQTGDAWCIYPMYDFAHCISDAIEGITHSLCTLEFQDNRRLYDWVLDNLNDFNKPDRPHQYEFSRLNLAYTVMSKRKLHQLVADKLVTGWNDPRMPTISGMRRRGYTPAALRDFAERIGISKVDSMTEMSILEAAIRDDLNVVAPRTMGVIDPIKLIIENHPGTLETLEAPVHPQNEAMGKRPIHFGRELYIDAADFEPVAPNGKFQRLAIDKEVRLRNAYIIKAERFETDANGKVTTVFCTYDPDTHGKNPADGRKVKGVIHFVEASTAVAAEFRLYDRLFTVENPGKAEDFESVLNPDSLIIKQGFVEPTLANAQPELAYQFEREGYFCRDNVESGLVFNKTVGLRDTWSQ from the coding sequence ATGTCTAACCCAGTGTCAGAAACCAAACCCACTAATTTTATTCGCAATATCATCGATGCCGATTTGGCAGAACACAAGCATACAGCCATCCAAACCCGCTTTCCGCCTGAGCCGAATGGCTATTTGCACATAGGTCATGCTAAGTCGATTTGTTTAAACTTTGGTCTTGCCTTAGATTACCAAGGGCAATGTAATTTGCGTTTTGATGATACCAATCCTGCCAAAGAGGATATGGAATTTGTCAATTCCATTATGGAAGATGTCAAATGGTTAGGCTTTCAATGGCAAGGCGAACCACGCTATTCATCTGGCTACTTTCAACAGTTCCACGATTATGCGGTTGAACTCATTCAAAAAGGCTTAGCCTATGTGTGTTTTTTAAACGCCGAAGAAACACGCGCCTATCGCGGTTCTTTGACCGAAGCCGGTAAAGACAGTCCTTATCGTGATACCTCAGTTGAAGAAAACTTGGCCTTGTTTGCCAAAATGAAAGCCGGTGGCTTTAAAGAGGGCGAATGTGTGTTGCGCGCCAAAATCGACATGAGCTCAAGCTTTATGTGTATGCGCGACCCAGCCCTATACCGTATTCGTTTTGAACACCATCACCAAACAGGCGATGCATGGTGTATCTATCCCATGTACGATTTTGCGCATTGTATTTCTGATGCCATTGAAGGGATTACCCATTCTTTGTGCACCTTAGAATTCCAAGACAATCGCCGTTTATACGACTGGGTATTAGACAATCTAAACGACTTTAATAAACCTGACCGACCACACCAATACGAATTTTCGCGTTTAAACTTGGCTTATACCGTGATGTCAAAACGCAAATTGCATCAGTTAGTTGCCGATAAATTGGTGACTGGTTGGAACGACCCGCGTATGCCTACTATTTCGGGGATGCGTCGTCGTGGCTATACGCCAGCGGCGCTGCGTGATTTTGCCGAGCGTATAGGGATTTCAAAAGTCGATAGTATGACCGAAATGAGCATTTTAGAAGCCGCCATTCGTGATGATTTGAATGTGGTCGCACCGCGTACCATGGGCGTGATTGATCCGATTAAACTGATTATCGAAAACCACCCAGGAACCCTAGAAACGCTTGAAGCACCTGTACATCCGCAAAACGAAGCCATGGGCAAACGCCCAATTCATTTTGGGCGCGAGTTGTATATTGATGCTGCGGATTTTGAACCGGTTGCGCCCAATGGCAAGTTTCAGCGTTTGGCCATTGATAAAGAGGTGCGTCTGCGTAACGCCTATATCATCAAAGCCGAACGCTTCGAAACTGATGCCAATGGCAAGGTAACCACCGTGTTCTGCACCTATGACCCAGACACCCACGGTAAAAATCCGGCGGATGGTCGCAAAGTAAAAGGTGTAATTCACTTTGTGGAAGCCAGTACGGCTGTGGCTGCTGAATTTAGACTGTATGATCGTTTATTCACCGTTGAAAATCCAGGTAAAGCAGAAGACTTTGAAAGCGTGTTAAACCCTGATTCACTCATTATCAAACAGGGCTTTGTAGAACCAACCCTCGCAAATGCACAACCAGAACTGGCCTATCAATTTGAAAGAGAAGGCTATTTCTGTCGCGATAATGTCGAAAGCGGCTTGGTTTTTAACAAAACGGTTGGTTTAAGAGATACTTGGAGTCAATAA
- a CDS encoding UDP-2,3-diacylglucosamine diphosphatase has translation MKPNPNPTNRPTFLIADIHLQPDDAHPINQAFHQFLTTHAQQAAALYILGDCFEMWVGDDVGCKVYGKTLSLFKELTAKGLPIYMMFGNRDFLMRQRFWQITGISHIKEPGLVKIGDFSALICHGDGLCTDDIEFQKMRKILRHPIITWLFLRLPQKKRISIGEGMRAKSQKYNLNKAENIMDVNQQAVEALFDAHPGVTHLIHGHTHRAAHHTYELNSQTFHRWVLGDWRPEMQYLKIQNGEASLHSWSPFG, from the coding sequence ATGAAACCCAACCCAAACCCCACAAACCGCCCTACCTTTTTGATTGCTGACATCCATTTACAGCCAGATGATGCACACCCCATCAATCAAGCCTTTCATCAATTTTTGACGACCCATGCCCAACAGGCAGCAGCCTTGTATATTTTGGGGGATTGTTTTGAAATGTGGGTGGGCGATGATGTGGGTTGCAAGGTTTATGGCAAAACCTTAAGTCTGTTTAAAGAATTAACGGCTAAGGGTTTGCCGATTTATATGATGTTTGGTAATCGCGATTTTTTAATGCGCCAACGCTTTTGGCAAATTACCGGAATTAGCCATATCAAAGAACCAGGCCTGGTTAAAATTGGCGACTTTTCTGCCCTGATTTGTCATGGCGATGGGTTATGTACTGATGATATTGAGTTTCAAAAAATGCGCAAAATTTTGCGCCACCCGATTATCACTTGGTTATTTCTGCGGTTGCCGCAAAAAAAACGCATTTCAATAGGTGAAGGGATGCGCGCTAAATCGCAAAAATATAATTTGAACAAGGCCGAGAACATTATGGATGTCAATCAACAGGCCGTTGAAGCTTTGTTTGATGCGCATCCTGGCGTTACCCACTTAATTCATGGTCACACCCATCGAGCAGCACATCATACTTATGAACTCAACAGCCAAACTTTTCACCGCTGGGTTTTAGGCGACTGGCGTCCTGAAATGCAATATCTCAAAATCCAAAATGGTGAAGCCAGTTTGCATAGCTGGTCACCTTTTGGTTAA
- a CDS encoding nuclear transport factor 2 family protein, which yields MQKNLTESILKHHFEAFDRQDLPDLLSDYAENALLLVHEKCYQGHTEISVFFKDFMQNQLVAESDFELQVMQVVDNLGYIVWRATTPTQTFEMATDTFVIQDGKIQQQTFARLLTSKA from the coding sequence ATGCAAAAAAACCTAACTGAAAGCATTTTAAAACACCATTTTGAGGCGTTTGACCGTCAAGATTTACCTGATTTACTCAGTGACTATGCAGAAAACGCCCTACTCTTGGTTCACGAAAAGTGCTATCAAGGGCATACTGAAATTAGCGTTTTTTTTAAAGACTTTATGCAAAATCAATTGGTTGCAGAATCAGACTTTGAATTACAGGTCATGCAAGTGGTCGATAATTTAGGCTATATTGTTTGGCGCGCAACCACCCCAACCCAAACATTTGAAATGGCAACAGATACTTTTGTCATTCAAGACGGCAAAATCCAACAACAAACCTTTGCTCGCTTATTAACCTCCAAAGCATAG
- a CDS encoding Rne/Rng family ribonuclease translates to MKRMLINATQAEETRIALVDGQQLYDLDVETPHHQKKKANIYKGKVTRIEQHLEAAFVDYGSDRHGFLPFKELADEYYPNGRIDHKLTINEVLKEGQEIIVQVQKEERGNKGAALTTQITLAGPYVVMMPNNPKAGGISRRIEGEDRSETRDVLSDLDVPEGMGMIIRTAGVGKSTEELQWGVNYLVQLWEAIKSTAADKAAPMLIHQESDIVILAIRDYLRQDIGEIIIDNMEVFHKAREFIQHVMPHQVYKVKPYQDKVPLFTRFQIESQIETAYQREVTLPSGGVIVIDITEALTAIDINSSRSTKGGDIEETAFHTNMEAACEIARQLRLRDLGGLVVIDFIDMHSNKHQRDVENKMRDAVKSDRARVQIGKISRFGLLEMSRQRLRPSIEESTQVVCPRCKGVGVIRGVESLGLSILRLLEEESMKENTRRVTVQLPVDVATFLLNEKRSQITHIEDRHKMHILIVPNEHLSTPQYLIERTRINDDIPEGASYAMKEVIAKEEYAFSEPKSQQKQEEPALKGIEQMSAPAPVAVAQVATPKKPGLLTRLWNALFSAAEEKEAQVEEQQKEVRRNSRNNNNRNRNDRNDRNRRRNNNRNSQEGDANTDTEEKVERTDRNRNRNERPERNDAPRNDAAEGNSNPRRSRRNRKPQTPEALEALEQDLENNNSPLVTDDSSEKRPANERNTRYNKANEEKVEVEDSTDDNQEDTDGEEGDKRRPRRRSRYNTRSYNGRRRAPAGAADLSIHSTMEETTETVPTESVESTNAESMTPPTDVIAEKPETVTQVETAETTETVEAPKEAETVTETVVEAPVQATEPQVVEVAVAEPVAKMLVESTSEVSAPAETEAVVATEVTTPEAPISEATQTVAETSDTEEKPKV, encoded by the coding sequence ATGAAAAGAATGCTGATTAACGCTACTCAAGCCGAAGAAACCCGCATCGCGCTGGTTGACGGCCAGCAGCTCTACGACCTAGATGTCGAAACCCCCCACCACCAAAAGAAAAAAGCCAACATTTACAAAGGTAAAGTCACGCGCATCGAGCAACACTTAGAAGCCGCTTTTGTAGACTATGGCTCAGATCGACACGGTTTTTTACCCTTCAAAGAACTTGCCGACGAATACTATCCTAATGGTCGCATCGACCACAAACTGACCATCAATGAAGTGCTTAAAGAAGGCCAAGAAATCATTGTTCAGGTACAAAAAGAAGAACGCGGAAACAAAGGCGCAGCCTTAACCACGCAAATCACTTTGGCCGGTCCTTATGTGGTTATGATGCCAAACAACCCCAAAGCGGGCGGTATTTCTCGTCGTATTGAAGGCGAAGACCGCAGTGAAACGCGTGATGTTCTGTCAGACCTAGATGTGCCAGAAGGCATGGGCATGATTATCCGTACCGCAGGTGTGGGTAAATCGACTGAAGAATTGCAATGGGGCGTTAACTACCTTGTGCAACTTTGGGAAGCCATTAAATCAACCGCAGCCGATAAAGCCGCACCGATGTTGATTCACCAAGAATCAGACATCGTCATTTTGGCGATTCGCGATTACCTGCGCCAAGACATTGGTGAAATCATTATCGACAATATGGAAGTGTTCCATAAAGCGCGTGAATTCATTCAACATGTTATGCCGCACCAAGTTTATAAAGTGAAACCTTACCAAGACAAGGTGCCTTTATTTACGCGCTTCCAAATTGAATCACAAATTGAAACCGCCTATCAGCGCGAAGTCACCTTGCCTTCTGGCGGCGTGATCGTGATTGATATCACCGAAGCCCTAACGGCGATCGACATCAACTCCAGCCGTTCGACCAAAGGTGGCGACATTGAAGAAACCGCTTTCCACACCAACATGGAAGCGGCTTGCGAAATTGCCCGTCAATTACGCCTGCGTGACTTAGGTGGTTTAGTGGTCATCGACTTTATCGATATGCACTCCAACAAACACCAACGAGATGTTGAAAACAAAATGCGTGATGCCGTAAAGTCGGACCGCGCTCGCGTGCAAATCGGCAAAATCTCTCGTTTTGGATTGCTAGAAATGTCGCGTCAAAGACTGCGTCCTTCGATTGAAGAATCGACTCAAGTGGTGTGCCCTCGCTGTAAAGGCGTTGGCGTGATTCGCGGCGTGGAATCTTTAGGATTGTCTATTCTTCGTTTATTAGAAGAAGAGTCTATGAAAGAGAACACCCGCCGCGTGACTGTACAGTTACCAGTTGATGTGGCGACTTTCTTACTCAATGAAAAGCGTAGCCAAATTACGCACATTGAAGATAGACACAAAATGCACATTTTAATCGTACCGAATGAGCATCTTTCAACGCCACAATATTTGATTGAACGCACACGCATCAATGACGATATTCCTGAAGGCGCAAGCTATGCCATGAAAGAAGTCATTGCCAAAGAAGAATATGCGTTCTCTGAACCTAAATCTCAACAAAAACAAGAAGAGCCTGCATTGAAAGGCATAGAGCAAATGAGCGCCCCAGCCCCAGTGGCTGTTGCGCAAGTTGCAACGCCTAAAAAACCTGGTTTGCTAACTCGCCTCTGGAATGCTTTATTCAGCGCCGCTGAAGAAAAAGAAGCCCAGGTTGAAGAACAGCAAAAAGAAGTGCGTCGCAACTCTCGCAATAACAACAATCGTAATCGTAACGACCGTAATGATCGCAATCGTCGTCGCAATAACAACCGCAATTCTCAAGAAGGTGACGCCAACACGGATACTGAAGAGAAGGTTGAACGCACCGACCGTAACCGCAATCGTAACGAGCGCCCTGAACGCAATGACGCGCCTCGCAACGATGCTGCAGAAGGCAATAGCAATCCTCGTCGTAGTCGTCGTAATCGTAAGCCTCAAACACCTGAAGCCTTAGAAGCTCTGGAACAAGACTTGGAAAACAACAACTCACCTTTAGTGACAGATGACTCGTCTGAAAAACGCCCTGCTAATGAACGCAATACGCGTTACAACAAGGCAAATGAAGAGAAAGTTGAAGTTGAAGATTCAACAGATGACAATCAAGAAGACACCGATGGTGAAGAGGGTGACAAACGCCGTCCAAGACGCCGCAGCCGTTATAACACCCGCAGTTACAATGGTCGTCGTCGCGCACCTGCTGGCGCTGCAGACTTGTCAATTCACTCAACTATGGAAGAAACAACTGAAACAGTTCCCACTGAAAGTGTTGAATCTACAAATGCAGAGTCGATGACACCGCCTACCGATGTGATTGCTGAAAAGCCAGAAACGGTGACTCAGGTTGAAACAGCCGAAACCACTGAAACAGTCGAAGCGCCTAAAGAAGCTGAAACTGTGACTGAAACGGTTGTTGAAGCGCCTGTTCAAGCAACAGAACCGCAGGTTGTTGAAGTTGCTGTTGCAGAGCCCGTTGCTAAAATGCTTGTTGAATCAACCTCAGAAGTTTCTGCACCTGCTGAAACCGAGGCTGTTGTTGCAACTGAAGTCACCACGCCAGAGGCACCAATATCAGAAGCGACGCAAACCGTTGCAGAAACGTCTGATACAGAAGAAAAGCCAAAAGTTTAA
- a CDS encoding phosphatidylglycerophosphatase A family protein — MSHKMQVRFPSFKELLQQPVLMLGFGLGSGLIKPGPGTWGTLLGLLLMIPLILWNEWAAWGLVVLSVLFGNFICGRSADMMQVHDHGGIVWDEFAGIWLVMVFLPEQSLWYWVAAFIAFRVFDIFKPWPINWADQKVSGGAGIMLDDIIAACYAIIIIWAVQYGFFMVDGVYLPENIQ; from the coding sequence ATGTCTCATAAAATGCAGGTGCGGTTTCCCAGTTTTAAAGAGCTATTGCAACAGCCCGTTTTAATGTTGGGGTTTGGTTTAGGGTCTGGGTTGATAAAACCTGGTCCGGGCACTTGGGGCACGCTCTTAGGATTGTTGCTCATGATTCCGTTAATTTTGTGGAACGAGTGGGCGGCTTGGGGTCTGGTGGTTTTAAGTGTGCTGTTTGGCAATTTTATCTGTGGTCGTTCAGCCGATATGATGCAAGTGCATGACCATGGCGGTATCGTTTGGGATGAGTTTGCGGGCATTTGGTTGGTGATGGTTTTTCTACCCGAACAATCTCTGTGGTATTGGGTGGCAGCATTTATTGCCTTTAGAGTATTTGATATTTTTAAACCTTGGCCAATCAATTGGGCAGACCAAAAAGTCAGTGGCGGAGCAGGCATAATGCTGGATGATATTATTGCAGCTTGTTATGCCATAATCATAATTTGGGCTGTGCAATATGGATTTTTTATGGTGGATGGTGTATATTTGCCGGAAAATATTCAGTAA
- a CDS encoding peptidylprolyl isomerase → MTQVVFTTSMGDITIEVDHENAPIGAENFVHYAMEGFYNGTIFHRIIQGFMVQGGGMLPGLEDKESGDPIENEGDNGLKNVRGSLSYARTMDPHSATTQFFMNLVDNDFLDHRSKTTQGWGYAVFGKIVEGLEVIDEMAKVKTTSRRGHQDVPVDDILIISTKVIEA, encoded by the coding sequence ATGACACAAGTTGTATTTACCACCTCCATGGGTGACATCACCATCGAAGTTGACCACGAAAACGCGCCGATTGGTGCAGAAAACTTCGTACATTACGCCATGGAAGGCTTCTACAACGGCACCATTTTTCACCGTATCATCCAAGGATTTATGGTGCAAGGCGGCGGTATGCTACCTGGTCTAGAAGACAAAGAGTCTGGCGACCCCATTGAAAATGAAGGCGACAATGGTCTAAAAAATGTGCGTGGTTCATTGTCTTATGCGCGCACCATGGATCCGCATTCTGCCACCACGCAATTTTTTATGAACTTGGTTGATAATGATTTCCTAGACCACCGCTCCAAAACCACTCAAGGTTGGGGCTATGCCGTATTCGGTAAAATTGTTGAGGGTTTAGAAGTGATTGATGAAATGGCAAAAGTCAAAACCACTTCGCGCCGTGGCCATCAAGATGTGCCAGTAGATGATATTTTAATCATCAGTACCAAAGTGATTGAAGCCTAA
- a CDS encoding rhodanese-like domain-containing protein — protein MFISCEDTKRLIKEKRAQLIDVRTPEEFSMSKLPGAVNIPLQDIDRVGDSMLNKDVPVIVFCRSGQRSHMAMQILMSLGFDEVYNMGPYQVWFQCPDA, from the coding sequence ATGTTTATATCTTGTGAAGATACGAAGAGATTGATTAAAGAAAAGCGTGCACAATTGATTGATGTGCGTACCCCAGAAGAGTTTTCAATGAGCAAGTTACCCGGTGCCGTGAATATTCCACTTCAAGACATCGACCGTGTTGGTGATAGTATGTTAAATAAAGATGTGCCTGTGATTGTTTTCTGCCGTTCTGGACAGCGCTCACACATGGCAATGCAAATTTTAATGTCTTTAGGATTTGACGAAGTTTATAACATGGGGCCTTACCAAGTTTGGTTTCAATGTCCCGACGCCTGA
- a CDS encoding dicarboxylate/amino acid:cation symporter, translating to MKLALHWQILIALALAVVMGSLSGTEGSIGSVTWLAIYTFIGTLFLNALKMIVVPLVMAAIITGIGTLGSQGGFGRMGLKTLSYYVATSFIAIMIGLVLVNWIEPGVSDQGAPVLEQNSQVAAAVAGKSTGDVVEVFLRMIPTNIVDAAAEGQMLGIIFFSLLFGYFMTKINTPYKESLANLWQGIFDVMMLMTEWVMKFAPLGVFGLVAASVAKTGFDQFGNLALFFLTVTLALGVHFLIVMPLLLKYVGKVQNPWLHYQAMAPALLTAFSTSSSSSTLPITIRSLEERAGVSNRVSSFVLPLGATVNMDGTALYECVAAIFIAQLFGVQLDFATQLLIVFIALTTSIGVAGIPSASLVAISIILVAVGLPAEAIGLLLVVDRFLDMMRTTVNVFSDSVGAIIIAKSEGETSVLVSKHF from the coding sequence ATGAAATTAGCACTACATTGGCAAATTCTCATAGCACTGGCTTTAGCTGTTGTAATGGGATCACTCAGTGGAACCGAGGGCAGTATTGGCTCTGTCACCTGGTTAGCCATTTATACTTTTATTGGCACTTTGTTTTTAAACGCGCTCAAAATGATCGTCGTGCCTTTAGTCATGGCAGCCATTATTACCGGTATCGGCACTCTAGGGTCGCAAGGTGGTTTTGGACGCATGGGGTTAAAAACGCTGAGCTATTATGTTGCCACCAGCTTTATTGCCATAATGATTGGCTTGGTATTGGTGAACTGGATTGAACCGGGTGTGAGCGATCAGGGTGCGCCGGTATTAGAACAAAACAGTCAGGTTGCAGCAGCGGTGGCCGGTAAATCGACTGGTGATGTGGTTGAAGTGTTTTTGCGCATGATTCCGACCAATATTGTGGATGCCGCTGCCGAAGGTCAAATGCTTGGGATTATTTTCTTCAGTTTGCTGTTTGGTTATTTTATGACCAAAATCAACACTCCTTACAAAGAAAGCCTAGCCAATTTATGGCAGGGTATTTTTGATGTGATGATGTTGATGACCGAATGGGTGATGAAATTTGCGCCTTTAGGGGTATTTGGTTTGGTGGCTGCTTCGGTGGCTAAAACCGGGTTTGATCAGTTTGGCAATTTAGCGCTGTTTTTCTTAACAGTCACCCTAGCCTTGGGTGTGCATTTTTTAATCGTGATGCCCTTATTACTCAAATATGTCGGCAAGGTGCAAAACCCGTGGTTGCATTACCAAGCCATGGCGCCCGCCTTGTTGACGGCATTTTCAACCAGTTCTTCGTCGTCAACTTTGCCGATTACCATTCGCAGTTTAGAAGAACGCGCCGGGGTTTCTAACCGAGTATCCAGTTTTGTATTGCCCTTGGGCGCGACGGTGAATATGGATGGTACGGCGCTCTATGAATGTGTCGCGGCCATTTTTATTGCGCAGTTATTTGGCGTGCAGTTGGATTTTGCAACGCAATTGCTCATAGTGTTCATTGCCTTAACGACTTCTATTGGCGTTGCAGGGATTCCATCGGCCAGTTTGGTTGCGATTAGCATTATTTTGGTCGCCGTGGGCTTGCCTGCCGAAGCCATAGGACTGTTGTTGGTGGTTGATCGATTTTTGGATATGATGCGAACCACGGTGAATGTTTTTAGCGATTCGGTGGGTGCGATTATTATTGCAAAATCCGAAGGTGAAACATCGGTATTGGTTTCAAAACATTTTTAG